A segment of the uncultured Desulfobulbus sp. genome:
CGAGGGAGAGACAGGAACAGGCAAAGAAATCATGGCTAAATCCCTGCATGACCTCTCTGGACGAAGAAAGAAGCCTTTTGTCGCCATCAACTGCGGCGCCCTGCCCGACACCCTCTTGGAGTCTGAACTCTTTGGCTACAAGGCAGGAGCATTTACCAACGCAGCCCAGGACAAGCCCGGCTATTTCTCTCTGGCAGAGGGAGGCACCATCCTCCTTGATGAGCTAGGGGAAACCAGCCCGGCCTTTCAGGTGAAGCTGTTACGGGTTCTGGAAGAGCGGGAGTTTTTACCGCTTGGCGGAGTCAAAAAGGTCAAGATTAACGTCCGTATCCTGGCGGCGACCAATAAAAATCTCGAGTCCATGGTGGACGAGGGGGCTTTTCGCCAAGATCTCTTTTACCGCATCAATATCGTTCGCCTGGCCCTGCCACCGCTGCGCGAGCGTAAGGAAGACATTCCTCTCCTGATCGACCGCTTTATTGACCGTATGAATCGTTTGCGCGGTAAGGCGGTCAACGGGATCGAGGCCGAGGCCCTGGAGCGCCTTATGGCCCACCATTACCCCGGTAATATTCGCGAGCTGGAAAATATCATCGAACACGCCTTCATACTCTGCAACCAAGGGCCAATTGGCCTGCATCACCTTCCCTCTCACTTAAACGGCCCTGCTCACACCCCACTGCCGGTCAGTAGCCCTTCATCCATGAGTCAGATCCACCGGTCCACGGAACGGGAGGTTATCCTGGCCGCGCTTGAGCGCAATCAGTACAACCGGCTCGCCACGGCTAAAGAGCTGGGCATGCACAAGAGCACCCTCTTTCGCAAGTTGAAAAAACTCAACCTCGATTTACCTGATATCGACGGCCGCACACAGTCCCTCCAAAATCGATCCAAATTCCTGAAGCTCTGACATGGTGCATCTGTCCAGCCGCAAAGAACGGCTTGGATTCCTGAGAGTCGCTTAGACGCATGCGCACACAGTCGCACAGGGTCGCATTAAAGTGGCAAATGCGCCTGTATCGACAGTCTCACTCCAAAAAAAATCTTTTCTTCACGTTTAAATTCAACAATTTACCAACTATAACCACGCTCCTTTTCTCGCTGGCATGATGTATGCTTATGCACAAGCATGAATGCACTCGAACAAGGGCAAAAAATAGCAATCACGGTTTGGGGCCAGCGGGTATCGCCGGTCTTTGACTCGGCCCGTACCCTGCTTCTGGTCGAAGATAACGGCCAGGGGCTGGCCGCGACCAGCCGAATCGGCTTTGATCCGGAGCGGCCCTTGGAGTTGCTCCACCTGCTTCGCGCCCAACGGGTGGTCCTGATCATCTGTGGGGCCGTTTCAGAAGGCCCGGCCGCCATGATCGAGGCAGCGGGAATAGAAATGATCCCCTTTATTACCGGGAATGTACAGCAGGTACTTGAACATTTCCTCGCCGGACATACCTTTGACAGTACCTTCTGTATGCCTGGCTGCGGTAAAAATATCTGCTGCCGAGGGAGAATTCGGCGGGGCCACGGACTTCAGAGTGCTCATTTCCAGCATCATGGGACCAACGGCCCTGTATCAGCAACTGCGCCACAGAGGCGGGATCATGAAGATCCAGCTTCTGCGGCCTCTTGGAATCTGGATACGAAAAAAAACTAACCGCCTTATTTTGCCTGTCTTTGCGGAAGGTTCACAAAAACAGGCCCAACCATTGGAGGAAAAATTATGCCTGGTATGGATGGAAAAGGGCCCCAAGGAAACGGACCCGTTGGACGAGGCATGGGGAACTGCCGCACCGGCGCCATGCCGCTGCAGAATACCACCAACCCGGATCAGACAAATGTGATCGGCCAGGGTGCTGGCCGGGGCATGGGCATGGGCCGGGGCAATCGCAGCAACAACGGCATGGGCCGGCGTGGACGTTGCGGCGGAGGACAGGGACGGGGCGGCAATCGCTGAATTGCGCCCTATTCACCACACCATTTCAGACCACCTGTTTCCTCATTGCCTTTACTGCAATGGGGACTGGTGGAGACGAGCAAGAGGTATCCATTGACCATCGTATTTGTTGCCAAAGATTTTTCCCGTTTTTCCGTTCTCGTTGATCGCCTCAAACAAGAGCAGGACGTTGAACTGGTCCCCGTGGCCACTGGCGCGGCTGGGCTTGAAAAACTGACCAACAAGCGCCTTGATCTGGTGATTGTTGACGAGCAGCTTGACGACATGTCCGGCATTGAATTTGTGAAACAGTTCGTCAACGTTAACCCGCTGGCCAACACTGCCATTCTCGGCTCCCTGCCGGATGGAGAGTTCCATGAGGTCACCGAAGGACTGGGGGTGCTCATGCAACTCCCTCCCCAACCCGGTAAAGAAGATGCTGAAAAGCTCCTGACCGTGCTGGCAAAAATCAGCGGTCTGCTGCAATCCCCTGCACCCAAGGCAAATCCATGATTATATCCATAGCCTCAGGCAAAGGCGGCACCGGCAAGACCACGGTGTCGACCAACCTGGCCCTCGCACTCGGCGCTCACGTCGAGCTGCTTGACTGTGATGTTGAGGAACCCAACGCCCATCTCTTTCTCAAACCGGAGATAGAGAGCAGCCGCAAGGTTGATACACCCGTTCCCAAGGTTGATCTCGACAAATGCACTTTCTGCAAGAAATGCCAGGAAATATGCCGCTTTAATGCCCTTGCGGTGGTGGGGAAACAGGTTTTGGTCTTTTCCGAGTTGTGTCACAGCTGTGGCGGCTGCATGCTGGTCTGTCCTGAAGGGGCAATTTCTGAAGTTGGCCGGGAACTGGGCGTGCTTAATTTCGGTCATCGTGATGGTATCCGCTTCATCAACGGGTTGATGCGGGTTGGTGAGGCCATGTCCCCTCCCCTGATCAAACAGGTCAGAGCCCACGCCAGTTCGGATCGCATCACCCTCATTGATGCACCTCCGGGCACCTCCTGCCCGGTTATCGCCGCCATGAACGACACCGACTTTGTGCTGCTGGTCACCGAGCCCACCCCCTTTGGACTGCATGACCTGAAGCTCGCGGTTGAGGCGGTCAAGCTGCTGGGTATTCCTGCGGGGCTGGTGGTGAACCGGGCTGACCTGGGTACCGATGATGTTTTTCGTTACGCAGAGCAGGAAGGATTACCGGTTCTGCTCACAATCCCCTTTGATCGAGGTATTGCCGAGGCCTACTCCCGAGGTAAACTGATTGTGGAGGAGATGCCCCAGTGGCGGGAAAAATTCATCGGACTTTTTGAGCAGATTGAAACCATCGTCAAAAGGAGCAAGGCCCAGTTATGCGCGAACTCGTAATCATAAGCGGAAAAGGGGGCACCGGCAAAACAAGCCTGACCGCTGCCTTTGCTGCCCTGGCCTCACAAGACGGCCGATCTATCCTCTGTGATGCTGATGTCGACGCCGCCGACCTGCACCTGTTGATGCAACCGGAGGTTCAACAGTGCACAGATTTCATGGGCGGCTCCCTGGCCGAAATCAACCCTGATCTTTGCACCGGATGCGGTACCTGTCGCCCCCTCTGCCGTTTCGACGCCATCAGCGAAACCTTTGAGGTAGATCCCATCCGGTGTGAGGGTTGCGGGGTCTGTGTTGACTTTTGCCCGGTGAGTGCCATTGAGTTTCCTGTTCAGCGCTGCGGAGAATGGTATATATCCGACAGTCGCTTCGGGCCCATGGTCCATGCGCGCCTGGGCATAGCGGAGGAGAACTCCGGCAAACTGGTGAGCCTGATCCGTAAAGAAGTTCGCCAGCTGGCTGAAAAGCAGCAAAAAGACCTGATCATCACCGACGGACCTCCAGGCATTGGCTGCCCGGTTATTGCGGCTATCGGCGGTTCTACGGCACTGATCATTGTCGTAGAACCGACCGTCTCCGGCCTCCATGATATGGAACGGGTCATTGACCTGGCTGCCCATTTCAAGGTGCCAGGCATGATCGTGGTCAACAAGTTTGATCTCAATCCGGAGATGACCGCAACCATCGAAGAGGCGGCAGCAAAGCACAATGTTACCCTGCTGGGTCGTGTCCCCTTTGACCCCATCTTCACCCATTCCATGGTGGAAGGTAAAACACTCTTTGAGTATGGTGAAGAGACTCAAACCCGTAAACTGGTCCGGGAAATCTGGACAAAAATTATAAACTCACCTTCCATGAACCCGCTGGGGATTGTGGATTTCAAAGCAACAATTCAATAAGTATGGAGAACAGACCCATGATACGATTGGCGATTCCCTCTGAGGGACAAGGCGGCTTAGATGGCATGCGTGCAGGACACTTTGGACACTGTGATGTGTTCACCTTTGTCGATGTCGAAGATGGCCAGATCAAAGAAGTAAGCACTCTGGCTAACAAAGAGCATGTCCAGGGCGGCTGTATGGTTCCGGTGAACCTGCTGGCTGAGGCCGGGGTGAATGCCCTGGTGGTTGGCGGTATCGGAATGCGTCCTCTGATGGGCTTCCGTCAGGTGGGAATCGATGTATATCACGACGGTGTTCGCCCGGAAATTCGCCCGGTGGTCGAGGACTTTCTCGCTGGTAAACTGCCCCAGATCACCAATGATCAGGTGTGTGGCGGCGGCGGACACTGATTAAACGCTACAAGGAGGACGCCATGAAAGTGGCAGTTACATCAAAGGGAGTAACGCTGGACAGTGAGGTAGACCCACGCTTTGGCCGGGCTCCCTATCTCGTTGTGGTTGATACCGAGACCCTGGAATTTGAAGCGGTTGACAACAGCTCAAACGTCAACGCTTTCAAAGGTGCGGGTATTCAGGCTGCAACCACGGTCTGTGAAAAAGGTGCGGAGGTCTTGATGACAGGCTATTGCGGCCCCAAGGCTTTTTCCACCCTTGAAGCGGGCGGAGTCAAAGTCGTTGACGATGTCACCGGCACCATTCGCGATGCTGTGGAGCTGATGAAATCAGGCAAGGTCACCTACTCCACCGCTGCCAATAAAGACGCACACTGGTAATCATATCCACCGAGAGCTCCACCGACGGCTTACTGAAAGCCAAGCCGAAAAAGCCGGGCAGCTTATGCTGTCCGGCTTTTTTTATTTGATTACCATCGATCTTACTGATTCAGCAAGCAGCAACTGTTGGGATAGAGCCTGGCGATGATCTCATCGGCAACCTGATCCTGGTTGAGACCGTCACAGGGGACAACGATTTCCGCATAACGGTTATAAAGCACCTGCCGCTCATCAAAGAGTTCTTCAAAACTCTGATCTTCCCGTTTGGCGATACCACGGGTGGCAAAATTTTTGATCCGCCGCTTGAGTTCGGCAAAGGAAACCTGGAGAAAAATGATGGTCGATATCTGCGCGAGATGAGCCATGGCCTTTTCGCTGTAGGCCGCGCTCCCACCGGTGGCAATAACGAGATTAGAAACATTAAGCTTAAGGATTTCCCGCTCTTCAATGGTACGCAGGTTGAGGTGATCGCTGGCGTCGATGATATGTTGCAGAGTCCGCTGCTCATTGATCTGGATAAGAATATCGGTGTCGATAAACCCAATACCAAGATTTTTAGCAAGAATAATCCCCACGGTGCTTTTGCCCGATCCGGGCATGCCAATGAGGGTCAGGTTGGTTTTCATGGTACTCTCTCCCACGGAGCTTTACAGTGGACAACAATCCTGTTGAGGATAACTAAGATGAACGAATCCGCCTCATAGCCTCTGATACTTCTTTTGCAGGATGCATTGCTCCAGACACGGCATCTATATAGATATCTTTCCGTCTGTTCTTTTCTCGAAAGCGGAAACGGTACGTTGGCCTATAGGTTTTGGAGCCTTCAGCGGTATCCTGCAATCCATAATAACATAATTCAGCCTGTTCCAAGAGGAGCTCCTCTTCGTCCTTGATTGTGCCTTTGTTACCGCTTCCCATTCCCGAGAGGGCATATTCCACTGCGGCCTGGGCCGTCATGAGTGGTTCTGGGGTTTTTCCCGCATCGGCCGTTGCCAGAGATTTGACCGAAACAGGCTGGTGCCAGTTTCCCCGCAATTTCAAGACCGTATCACCGCTGATGGTCGCCGCCAGGATATCACCAACCACTGGGATATGATTGAGGTAATGGGAATAGCGGATTGTGCGGGCAATCTCGACAGCTGGCTCGGAGTGGGTGGTGGCACTACTAATCGTCAAACGTTGCATCTTGAGAATGCCGATCTCCGGTTCCTGAGCATCCTCTGGAAGCAGACCAAACACCCGCTGCAGTTCTTCCTGTGCTCCACGCAAGGCAGCATTTGGCTCCTGCGCTTCCTCTCCTAACCGGGCACTCTTTCGATCCAGGACAACAAGTCCTCCAGAATAAGTTGTTTCAGCATACTCCTCAGGTGCCGGGGCAAAATCGGTCGGTCGCAGCACTATAGGCTGCAGTACGGGGGGAGCAAGCGCTGCAAGATCAACCTGACTGCGAAGCGTCGTCCCTTGTGTTGTCTTGATCAGGACCTCTTCAGTGGGATGCTCACCAAAGCCATAAACATCGTACCAGTAGTAGCGGTAGCTGTTATTGGTCGAATCCTGGGTCAGGATTTTGAGGGTATCATTTATATTTTCTTCGTGCACGGCCATGGCACAGGGTTCATCGAAAAAACCGTCGGTCATTGCGTTAAAAAACGCCTCAAGATAGGTCTCCGGTGAGGTAGTTGCCCCTAGCCGAGCAAAAAAAGAACTGATTTGCACGGATAGATCTGCGGAGACCGCTTCATCAAACCCAAGCAGGCCATGGAGAGGATGAGGACTCCCGGTCAGAATATCCATCCAAGCATCCCGTCCTGTCTCCGCGTGGTTGAGAGCATCGCAGGCATTGAGGAAGAGCCACTCAACATCCTGATTAAGATCATATTCCAGATCAATATCTGTAGGCCTGAGGATGATATCCAGGCCTGCGGGCGAGTCCTGGTCATAGAGATGACCATCGTAATCCCCATGACTGGTCACATGCAGAAAGTCGGCTTCACCGTACGAGGCCAGGTCCAGCCCGCCGTTTTTGACAAAATTCTGCATGGGGAGATGATCCGGATCGGCCACACTTCCTGCGGAATCATTGAACTCCTGGTAGCCGGCATTTGCCCAGCTGAGTTCCGTCATCGCATCGTATACCTGGGTGGCATCTGAAAAAAAGATAGAAATACCACAGGAAGCGAACTCCCCCCTGTCCAGCAGGATGGAGCTCTCCAGAACAGAGGTCCCTTCCGGAATAGAGATGACGGTGGTTAAGCGCTCCTCGTCCTTGAATTTGATTAAATAATATGTCTCATCCAAGGCATCGGTTTCAGCCAGGCGCAGGGGAAGAGGATTGCGGTACACTCCAGGCGTACCGCTTTCCACTAGGTAGAAAGAAAGTGGTGACTCGGAAACTGAACTCTGGACGGTGGCGAGGTAATAGTTGGATGTATGGGGTTTCCCCGTGAACTCAAAGTTGATCTCGTCTGTGGTTGCAAGGACATGTTTTGGGGATGCGGGGCGTAACAAGGAGGCCTTATAATCGGTTGCCTTCTGGGTATACCCGTTGAGGAAATAGGTGAAGTTGCTTTCTTCGGTTAACAGGAGGGAAAAAATGGGTGCCAGAAATTTTGTGTTTATCAAGGCAGGATTTGATTGCAACTCTGTTCCTGCAACCAAATCCTGCATCAGCAGACAGCCAAAAAAAGATGCCGCGAGAAGGAAACAAAATATCTTCCTTCTGAATCTGCGATGGCATCGTAAAAAGTCAAAAAACAAAACCTGGCCTTAATAAATTCAGCATGTTACGAAGCTCGGAACGTCGTTCTCGTTTTTTTTTTTACGAGAACGACAATCTGTGAATATTCATCGATTCGTCAATTGAGCAACAACATCACAGAGCCAATGATCTGACGGCGTGCATCCGTTTTGGGATTATATCCAAAGCCACTGGCACAATTTATAACCGTCGGATCAAATATATTTTCGTCTGCATCCAGTCTCCCTTCGATATAATTCAGATATTCCTGTTGATCCGAGTATCCGTCTTTATCATAATCACTGGTAGCGTTTGCGATGTTAAGATCAATAAAATGCGCAAGTTCCCAGGTATCATCGATCAGGTCTTGATCGGTGTCCACAAAAACCGAGCCATCAACCGTTTGCGCCAGCACCCTGCCAGGTCTTTTGTTATTGAGGTAGTTTACTTCACTGATCACCTGACCGCTGTTAACAGTCCCCT
Coding sequences within it:
- a CDS encoding sigma 54-interacting transcriptional regulator gives rise to the protein MAKNDKPTHSVTDIILESISDGVFTVNHEWRIMSFNRAAEEITGVSRDEAIGRFCWEVFRSNMCEGDCALRRTMQEGRSFVSSSTYIISSDKKRIPISVSTAPLKDESGEILGGVETFRDNTVVEELRRELSGSFHQGDMVSCSHAMKKIFAVLPQIAESDSTVLIEGETGTGKEIMAKSLHDLSGRRKKPFVAINCGALPDTLLESELFGYKAGAFTNAAQDKPGYFSLAEGGTILLDELGETSPAFQVKLLRVLEEREFLPLGGVKKVKINVRILAATNKNLESMVDEGAFRQDLFYRINIVRLALPPLRERKEDIPLLIDRFIDRMNRLRGKAVNGIEAEALERLMAHHYPGNIRELENIIEHAFILCNQGPIGLHHLPSHLNGPAHTPLPVSSPSSMSQIHRSTEREVILAALERNQYNRLATAKELGMHKSTLFRKLKKLNLDLPDIDGRTQSLQNRSKFLKL
- a CDS encoding NifB/NifX family molybdenum-iron cluster-binding protein, which translates into the protein MNALEQGQKIAITVWGQRVSPVFDSARTLLLVEDNGQGLAATSRIGFDPERPLELLHLLRAQRVVLIICGAVSEGPAAMIEAAGIEMIPFITGNVQQVLEHFLAGHTFDSTFCMPGCGKNICCRGRIRRGHGLQSAHFQHHGTNGPVSATAPQRRDHEDPASAASWNLDTKKN
- a CDS encoding DUF5320 domain-containing protein, whose translation is MPGMDGKGPQGNGPVGRGMGNCRTGAMPLQNTTNPDQTNVIGQGAGRGMGMGRGNRSNNGMGRRGRCGGGQGRGGNR
- a CDS encoding response regulator; translation: MTIVFVAKDFSRFSVLVDRLKQEQDVELVPVATGAAGLEKLTNKRLDLVIVDEQLDDMSGIEFVKQFVNVNPLANTAILGSLPDGEFHEVTEGLGVLMQLPPQPGKEDAEKLLTVLAKISGLLQSPAPKANP
- a CDS encoding ATP-binding protein; translated protein: MIISIASGKGGTGKTTVSTNLALALGAHVELLDCDVEEPNAHLFLKPEIESSRKVDTPVPKVDLDKCTFCKKCQEICRFNALAVVGKQVLVFSELCHSCGGCMLVCPEGAISEVGRELGVLNFGHRDGIRFINGLMRVGEAMSPPLIKQVRAHASSDRITLIDAPPGTSCPVIAAMNDTDFVLLVTEPTPFGLHDLKLAVEAVKLLGIPAGLVVNRADLGTDDVFRYAEQEGLPVLLTIPFDRGIAEAYSRGKLIVEEMPQWREKFIGLFEQIETIVKRSKAQLCANS
- a CDS encoding P-loop NTPase, whose protein sequence is MRELVIISGKGGTGKTSLTAAFAALASQDGRSILCDADVDAADLHLLMQPEVQQCTDFMGGSLAEINPDLCTGCGTCRPLCRFDAISETFEVDPIRCEGCGVCVDFCPVSAIEFPVQRCGEWYISDSRFGPMVHARLGIAEENSGKLVSLIRKEVRQLAEKQQKDLIITDGPPGIGCPVIAAIGGSTALIIVVEPTVSGLHDMERVIDLAAHFKVPGMIVVNKFDLNPEMTATIEEAAAKHNVTLLGRVPFDPIFTHSMVEGKTLFEYGEETQTRKLVREIWTKIINSPSMNPLGIVDFKATIQ
- a CDS encoding NifB/NifX family molybdenum-iron cluster-binding protein; translation: MIRLAIPSEGQGGLDGMRAGHFGHCDVFTFVDVEDGQIKEVSTLANKEHVQGGCMVPVNLLAEAGVNALVVGGIGMRPLMGFRQVGIDVYHDGVRPEIRPVVEDFLAGKLPQITNDQVCGGGGH
- a CDS encoding NifB/NifX family molybdenum-iron cluster-binding protein — translated: MKVAVTSKGVTLDSEVDPRFGRAPYLVVVDTETLEFEAVDNSSNVNAFKGAGIQAATTVCEKGAEVLMTGYCGPKAFSTLEAGGVKVVDDVTGTIRDAVELMKSGKVTYSTAANKDAHW
- a CDS encoding shikimate kinase; this encodes MKTNLTLIGMPGSGKSTVGIILAKNLGIGFIDTDILIQINEQRTLQHIIDASDHLNLRTIEEREILKLNVSNLVIATGGSAAYSEKAMAHLAQISTIIFLQVSFAELKRRIKNFATRGIAKREDQSFEELFDERQVLYNRYAEIVVPCDGLNQDQVADEIIARLYPNSCCLLNQ
- a CDS encoding DUF6345 domain-containing protein yields the protein MINTKFLAPIFSLLLTEESNFTYFLNGYTQKATDYKASLLRPASPKHVLATTDEINFEFTGKPHTSNYYLATVQSSVSESPLSFYLVESGTPGVYRNPLPLRLAETDALDETYYLIKFKDEERLTTVISIPEGTSVLESSILLDRGEFASCGISIFFSDATQVYDAMTELSWANAGYQEFNDSAGSVADPDHLPMQNFVKNGGLDLASYGEADFLHVTSHGDYDGHLYDQDSPAGLDIILRPTDIDLEYDLNQDVEWLFLNACDALNHAETGRDAWMDILTGSPHPLHGLLGFDEAVSADLSVQISSFFARLGATTSPETYLEAFFNAMTDGFFDEPCAMAVHEENINDTLKILTQDSTNNSYRYYWYDVYGFGEHPTEEVLIKTTQGTTLRSQVDLAALAPPVLQPIVLRPTDFAPAPEEYAETTYSGGLVVLDRKSARLGEEAQEPNAALRGAQEELQRVFGLLPEDAQEPEIGILKMQRLTISSATTHSEPAVEIARTIRYSHYLNHIPVVGDILAATISGDTVLKLRGNWHQPVSVKSLATADAGKTPEPLMTAQAAVEYALSGMGSGNKGTIKDEEELLLEQAELCYYGLQDTAEGSKTYRPTYRFRFREKNRRKDIYIDAVSGAMHPAKEVSEAMRRIRSS